In Choloepus didactylus isolate mChoDid1 chromosome 6, mChoDid1.pri, whole genome shotgun sequence, one DNA window encodes the following:
- the LOC119536378 gene encoding membrane-spanning 4-domains subfamily A member 4D-like isoform X2 has translation MDHLQRDPIILPGQSGPIAFPYNAQDSRQKFLNGEPVILGVAQIMIGLMNICLWSMLKVLFLFNVHTSIFIENLEFSYNFFLAGPIMFITSGTLSIMSAKKMTKNMIQGSLIMNTVSAVASVLVMVLIAFSEVYLIEGMQTDLIPGRPYFYPYLFSSLSAGIVTVILILFLFELIISLSLSAFGCSAVCCDHGPVVVYLPSNDHTFPRSIPDDDYEQNKLNIN, from the exons ATGGACCATCTCCAGAGAGACCCCATCATCCTTCCGGGCCAGTCTGGGCCAATAGCTTTCCCTTACAACGCCCAGGACAGTCGGCAGAAATTCCTAAACGGGGAGCCAGTCATTCTTGGG GTGGCTCAGATCATGATTGGCCTGATGAATATTTGCCTGTGGAGTATGTTAAAGGTTCTCTTCTTATTCAATGTTCATACGTCCATATTCATAGAGAACCTTGAATTTTCCTACAACTTTTTCCTAGCGGGACCAATCATG TTTATCACATCTGGCACTCTGTCCATTATGTCTGCCAAGAAAATGACAAAGAATAtg ATCCAGGGCAGCCTGATTATGAACACAGTGAGTGCTGTGGCATCAGTTCTGGTAATGGTATTGATCGCTTTCAGTGAGGTTTATTTAATTGAAGGTATGCAGACAGATTTAATTCCTGGAAGGCCCTATTTCTACCCATATTtattctcttctctctcagcG GGGATTGTGACTGTGATCCTCATCCTCTTCCTGTTTGAACTCATCATCTCCCTGTCTTTGTCCGCTTTTGGATGCAGTGCTGTCTGCTGTGACCATGGTCCA GTGGTGGTGTACTTACCATCCAATGATCACACATTCCCGAGATCCATTCCTGATGATGACTATGAG CAGAATAAATTAAATATCaactaa